DNA sequence from the Pedobacter schmidteae genome:
CCGATTGTGCATGATAAATCATCTGATCTAAAGTGATAGGAAGCGTAGTTTCATGACCAGCCATTACATTTGAAGCCGAATCGCCTACCAGTAATACATCCAATCCGGCATCATCAAGGATGGTTGCCATCGAGTAATCATATGCAGTGAGCATGGAGATTTTCTCTCCACTTTGTTTCATTTCCTGTAATATATGAGTAGTGATTCGCTTTACTTCTTTATTTACCGACATGCTTTTATAGTTTTGTTGCAGCAAAATTAGTTTTTACAATCGAAATAAAGGGATTTTTATTGTTTTTGTGACACTTAGCTCCTAATCTTCATAGATAGTTTACCAGCAGGGCTACAAGGAGATTAACGAAATATGAAAAAAAATCTTGAATAAAACCCTGCAAAAACATACCTTTGTACTCCGAAATGAAGGAGTTACTTAACAGCAGATTTGTTAAAAACGTAATCGGCATCAAAACCGCAGCCAAATCCCCATTTTTCTCTTTTTTTACACCAATTATTTCTCATTATAACTACAATGACTAATTACACCAAGTTACCAGCGATCTTGTTACTTGCCGATGGCACTGTATATTATGGTAAAGCTGCCGGAAAAATAGGTACCACCACAGGCGAGATCTGTTTCAATACAGGGATGACCGGATACCAGGAGATCTTTACTGACCCTTCCTATTTCGGACAGATCATGGTAACAACCAATGCACACATCGGAAATTATGGTATACATAAAGAAGAGATTGAATCGGAAAGCATCAAAATAGCCGGACTGGTTTGTAAAAACTACAACATCGGATTTAGCCGTAAAGAAGCATCTGAATCTATTCAGGATTACTTCCAGAATGAAAACATTGTAGGAATTTCAGACATTGATACCCGTGCCCTGGTACGTCATATCAGACACAAAGGCGCCATGAACGCCATCATTTCTTCTGAAATTACCGACCTTGAGGAATTGAAAAACAAACTGGCAGAAGTACCTTCAATGGACGGGCTGGAATTGTCTTCTCAGGTTTCTACCAAAACACCTTATTTCTATGGCTCTCCGGATGCGACTTATAAAATTGCAGCTTTAGACCTTGGAATTAAAAAGAATATCCTTCGCAATTTTGAAAGCAGAGATGCCTATGTACAGGTTTTCCCTGCAAAAACAACTTTCGAAGAAATGGAAAAATGGGGTGCTGATGGTTATTTTATCTCCAATGGCCCTGGCGATCCGTCGGCGATGCCTTACGCCATAGAGACGGTAAAAAACCTGTTGGCTTCAGGAAAACCAATGTTTGGTATCTGCCTTGGTCACCAGCTACTTGCCGAAGCCAATGGCATCGGAACCATGAAAATGTTTAATGGCCATAGGGGGTTAAACCACCCGGTTAAAAATATCATCAAAAACCACTGCGAAGTAACTTCTCAAAACCATGGTTTTGGTGTAGTTCCTGATGAAGTAAGAAATTCTGACAAAGTAGAAATTACCCATATCAATTTGAACGATCAGTCGATTGAAGGTATCCGTGTAAAAGGTAAAAAAGCCTTCTCTGTACAATATCACCCGGAGTCTTCTCCAGGTCCGCACGATTCACGTTACCTGTTTGATGATTTCATCAGCGTGATCAAAGGCGACCTGACCTGGTAATACACATTTACCGAATTAAAACATCATATTACCGACATTTTAGAAGGTTTAGCACAATAGCATTTTCTATTCGGCTAAACCTTCTTACATTTATAATATGGACAACAAAAAAGCCATTATCAGTGTAAAGAACCTGGTAAAGAAATATGAAGATTTCACAGCGGTTCAGGGCCTTAGCTTTGATGTATACGAAAATGAAATTTTCGGACTGCTTGGCCCCAACGGAGCAGGGAAAACCACCACTTTAGAGATCATTGAAACCCTTCGTGAAAAAACTTCGGGCGAAATAACTGTTGATGGCTACGATGTAGACCAGGAGGCGGCCAAAATAAAGAGGATTATTGGCGTGCAGCTGCAAGCTGCCGGCTACTACCCCAACCTGAACCTGGTTGAATTGATGGAACTGTTTTCGGGTTTGTACGGAGTAGATGTTAAGCCTATGGAGATGCTGGCCAAAGTAAACCTCCAGGATAAAGCAAAAGCAAAATACAAAGCGCTTTCGGGTGGACAAAAACAACGTTTCTCCATTGCCACCACGCTCATCAATTCGCCCAAAATAATTTTCCTGGACGAACCTACCACCGGACTCGACCCTCAGGCCCGCCGAAATTTGTGGGACCTGATTATTGACATCAGAAACAACGGGACAACAGTGGTAATTACCACCCATTATATGGACGAAGCCGAACAGCTGTGCGACCGTGTTGCCTTTGTAGAACGTGGTGAGATCATAGCGCTGGACACACCCGACAATTTAATAGATAACCTGGTGAGCAGTGGTTTTGAAAGAAAAAAAGAAGTAAAAAAAGCCAATCTGGAAGATGTTTTCATTCACCTGACCGGAAAAGAATGGCGGGAGGACAATTAAATTAGCATGAGTACACCTTACAACAATACCAAAGCTACACTGGCACTTGCAAAAGCAAGCTTCCGTTCCATTATGCGTAGCCCATCGGCAGTGGTTTTTACACTGGCTTTCCCTTTAATATTTATCCTTGTTTTTGGCTTTTTAGGTGGCGGCGGTGTAAAGGTTGATGTGGCGCTTGCCCCCGATTCCGACCTCGGCAACCCGATTATCAAAGCACTGGAGGCCAACCCACTGGTGCACCTGTTAAAAGACAAAGACCTGAAGGAGATTAAAACAGGATTGGAAAAAGGGCAAATTGACGCCCTGATTTCGGTGCAAAAGAATGCAGCAGGTAAGCCTGCCTACCTGGCCAATGTTCAATACACTTCGGCTTCGATAGACAAAGGGAGCATTCTTAAATCCGTGTTGCATGATATGTTTTACATCATCAACACCCAACACAGCGAACCAGCCATAGCCAAATTGCAGGAGAGCACAGTGCAAGGTCGGATATACCGTACCATTGATTTTATTTTACCCGGACAACTGGGCTTTTCTCTATTAAGCACCGGCGTGTTCGGAACCGCTTTTGTTTTTTTTAATTTAAGACAAAACCTGGTCATCAAACGCTTTTTTGCCACCCCGGTGCGCAAGTCCAGCATTGTATTTGGCGAAGGCCTTGCACGCATTGGCTTTGCCTTACTCGGAGCGGTATTTATCATCTTACTGGGACATTTCTTCTTCAATTTTACCTTAATACATGGAGCATTTACAGTGTTTAACATGCTGTTGCTTTCTATCATAGGACTCATTGTATTTATGGGCTTTGGTTTTGTGGTATCGGGTGTTGCCAAAAGTGAAAGTACCATCCCTCCTATTTCCAATATCATTACTTTACCTCAATTTTTACTATCAGGCACCTTTTTCTCTATCGATGCTTTTCCGTCATGGCTTCAGCCCATCAGCAGAGCTTTACCCTTAACTTATCTCAATGACGCCATGAGAAAAGTAGCATTTGAAGGCGCCGGCCTGTGGGATGTAAAGCATCAGATTCTAATTATGGTGATCTGGGGAGTGGGCATATATGCCGTTGCTGTTAAG
Encoded proteins:
- the carA gene encoding glutamine-hydrolyzing carbamoyl-phosphate synthase small subunit; translated protein: MTNYTKLPAILLLADGTVYYGKAAGKIGTTTGEICFNTGMTGYQEIFTDPSYFGQIMVTTNAHIGNYGIHKEEIESESIKIAGLVCKNYNIGFSRKEASESIQDYFQNENIVGISDIDTRALVRHIRHKGAMNAIISSEITDLEELKNKLAEVPSMDGLELSSQVSTKTPYFYGSPDATYKIAALDLGIKKNILRNFESRDAYVQVFPAKTTFEEMEKWGADGYFISNGPGDPSAMPYAIETVKNLLASGKPMFGICLGHQLLAEANGIGTMKMFNGHRGLNHPVKNIIKNHCEVTSQNHGFGVVPDEVRNSDKVEITHINLNDQSIEGIRVKGKKAFSVQYHPESSPGPHDSRYLFDDFISVIKGDLTW
- a CDS encoding ABC transporter ATP-binding protein codes for the protein MDNKKAIISVKNLVKKYEDFTAVQGLSFDVYENEIFGLLGPNGAGKTTTLEIIETLREKTSGEITVDGYDVDQEAAKIKRIIGVQLQAAGYYPNLNLVELMELFSGLYGVDVKPMEMLAKVNLQDKAKAKYKALSGGQKQRFSIATTLINSPKIIFLDEPTTGLDPQARRNLWDLIIDIRNNGTTVVITTHYMDEAEQLCDRVAFVERGEIIALDTPDNLIDNLVSSGFERKKEVKKANLEDVFIHLTGKEWREDN
- a CDS encoding ABC transporter permease, which produces MSTPYNNTKATLALAKASFRSIMRSPSAVVFTLAFPLIFILVFGFLGGGGVKVDVALAPDSDLGNPIIKALEANPLVHLLKDKDLKEIKTGLEKGQIDALISVQKNAAGKPAYLANVQYTSASIDKGSILKSVLHDMFYIINTQHSEPAIAKLQESTVQGRIYRTIDFILPGQLGFSLLSTGVFGTAFVFFNLRQNLVIKRFFATPVRKSSIVFGEGLARIGFALLGAVFIILLGHFFFNFTLIHGAFTVFNMLLLSIIGLIVFMGFGFVVSGVAKSESTIPPISNIITLPQFLLSGTFFSIDAFPSWLQPISRALPLTYLNDAMRKVAFEGAGLWDVKHQILIMVIWGVGIYAVAVKVFKWE